The following coding sequences are from one Lycium ferocissimum isolate CSIRO_LF1 chromosome 3, AGI_CSIRO_Lferr_CH_V1, whole genome shotgun sequence window:
- the LOC132048964 gene encoding uncharacterized protein LOC132048964, whose protein sequence is MLRACAIDFGGNWDEYLPLVEFAYNNSYQASIQMASYEGLHGRHCRSPIGWFEPTEVELLVPDSVHEIIEKVNLIVQRLKTAQSQQKSYTDMRHRELEFSIGDKIVRRTGKVVYKLKLPSEMAMVHPVFHISMLRLYKPDPSHVLTHEEIEINEVLSYKEEPVQILDRQVRRLRTKYVASVKVLWRNHNTEEENWEAEEDIKKRYPHLFPISGLSGVVVGVSVRTTWLLLQYYMSFVRDSLQCKGIIARILKT, encoded by the exons ATGTTGCGAGCTTGTGCAattgattttggaggtaattgggatgaatATCTACCTCTTGTGGAATTcgcgtacaacaatagttatcaagcaagtatccaaatggcttCGTATGAAGGACTTCATGGGAGGCattgtagatctccaattgggtggtttgaaccTACTGAAGTAGAACTATTGGTTCCCGACTCAGTTCACGAAATAATAGAGAAGGTGAACCTCATTGTGCAACGACTAAAGACAGCTCAGAGCCAACAGAAGTCTTATACGGACATGAGGCATCGTGAGCTAGAGTTTTCTATTGGTGAcaag ATTGTTAGGAGAACTGGGAAGGTGGTTTATAAGTTGAAGTTACCATCTGAGATGGCCATGGTGCATCCtgtgtttcacatttcgatgttgAGGTTGTATAAACCTGATCCTTCTCATGTCTTGACTCATGAAGAGATTGAAATCAATGAAGTGTTGTCCTATAAAGAAGAACCAGTGCAGATCTTGGATCGACAAGTTAGGAGGTTGAGAACAAAatatgtagcttcagttaaagtcctgTGGCGAAATCATAATACCGAAGAAGAGAATTGGGAAGCAGAGGAGGACATAAAAAAGAGATACCCTCACTTATTCCCTATTTCAG GCTTGTCTGGTGTGGTTGTGGGAGTCTCTGTAAGGACCACATGGTTATTGTTACAGTATTATATGAGTTTTGTTCGAGATAGCTTGCAATGCAAAGGAATAATAGCaagaattttgaagacttaa